One stretch of Schlesneria sp. DSM 10557 DNA includes these proteins:
- a CDS encoding beta-ketoacyl synthase produces the protein MTKSSESREVVITGVGIVSPIGIGVDEFWKNLSTGQSGIRHGKLFPGFAAPDGVCAEVLDFTDESARKVYLKEQRKNLKAMCREIQLGVASALLALQNSAIDLSQINHERLGVEFGANLMLSPPEVLLEGCEACCEEGTTKFQPSEWGQKGLTKLEPLWLLRYLPNMPACHISISADARGPSNSLTLDDASGNTVIGEAMRILLRGAADMMIVGVTGTTLHPIKTLHQALWDDLARTPAEPERRARPFDLNRAGRVVAEGSCSFILEDRAHAEERGAKIWGRVLGTGSSCVTNTNQEANYRLALANAMRGALRDANLTPDQIGHINAHGLGTKEVDIAEAAAIHDVFGSDLGRKIPVTAIKSFIGNSGAGSGLLELAASVVSLTHGVIPQTLNYETPDPACPLNIVVGQPQPTANNVVLSINVTKIGQAAASIVKVGA, from the coding sequence GTGACCAAAAGTTCAGAGAGTCGGGAAGTTGTCATCACGGGCGTCGGTATCGTCAGCCCCATCGGCATTGGTGTGGACGAATTCTGGAAGAATTTGTCCACCGGTCAGTCGGGGATTCGACACGGCAAGTTGTTCCCGGGCTTTGCCGCTCCTGACGGGGTATGCGCCGAGGTGCTGGACTTCACCGATGAGTCCGCGCGCAAGGTGTATCTGAAGGAACAACGCAAGAATTTGAAGGCGATGTGCCGGGAAATTCAGCTCGGTGTTGCCTCCGCCTTGTTGGCGCTCCAGAACTCCGCGATTGATCTCAGTCAAATCAACCATGAGCGGCTCGGTGTCGAGTTCGGCGCCAACCTCATGCTCAGTCCTCCTGAAGTCCTCCTGGAAGGCTGCGAAGCCTGTTGCGAGGAAGGGACGACGAAATTCCAGCCCTCTGAATGGGGGCAGAAGGGTCTGACCAAGCTGGAGCCATTGTGGTTGCTCCGCTACTTGCCCAATATGCCGGCCTGCCATATCAGTATTTCGGCCGATGCGCGCGGTCCGAGTAACTCGCTGACTCTCGATGACGCCTCGGGGAATACTGTCATCGGCGAAGCGATGAGGATTCTGCTTCGTGGTGCTGCAGATATGATGATCGTTGGTGTGACAGGTACGACACTGCACCCGATCAAAACATTGCACCAGGCCCTGTGGGATGATCTGGCTCGGACTCCGGCAGAGCCCGAGCGTCGAGCTCGACCATTCGATCTGAATCGAGCGGGACGCGTGGTGGCCGAAGGTTCCTGTTCGTTTATTCTGGAAGATCGGGCACATGCTGAAGAGCGTGGCGCAAAAATCTGGGGTCGCGTTCTCGGAACGGGTTCCTCGTGTGTCACGAACACCAATCAAGAGGCGAATTATCGTCTCGCTTTGGCGAATGCGATGCGCGGGGCTTTGCGAGATGCGAATCTGACTCCCGATCAGATTGGGCATATCAATGCTCACGGTCTGGGGACGAAGGAAGTTGATATCGCGGAGGCTGCGGCAATTCACGATGTCTTCGGAAGTGATTTAGGCCGCAAGATTCCCGTGACGGCGATTAAGAGCTTCATTGGGAATTCCGGTGCAGGATCTGGTCTATTGGAATTGGCCGCCTCGGTGGTCAGTCTGACTCACGGCGTCATTCCTCAGACCCTTAACTATGAGACGCCCGATCCGGCTTGTCCGTTGAACATTGTTGTCGGCCAGCCACAACCCACTGCGAATAACGTGGTGTTGAGCATTAACGTCACCAAGATCGGTCAAGCCGCCGCCTCAATCGTGAAGGTGGGAGCATAA
- the fabF gene encoding beta-ketoacyl-ACP synthase II — protein MFRRVVVTGMSVITALGSEVSEFWDRLCAGGSGISRLGRFDCSDFKVNFGGEVKDFRPDEHFDSKEAKRLDRFSQFALAAAQKAIRQSGIDFQSVADPYRCGVIIGSGIGGLNEIEEQHAKLFDRGPSRVSPFMIPKLMVNAATGNISVQFGLKGPSSAVATACASASNAIGDAFRLIQHDVADILVAGGSEAAITPMGLSGFARMGALSTRNDAPEAASRPFDRDRDGFVLSEGAGVVVLEELEHAKKRGATIFGEVLGYGMSSDGTHMTAPDPEGTGAARAMSLSLKDSGLSVSDIDYINAHGTSTPLGDKAETNAIKRVFESEAKRICVSSTKSQLGHLLGASGGVEFVVAVLTLMHGLIPPTINLENPDPDCDLDYVPNKARELAVNRVMSNSFGFGGHNACLVVGRVN, from the coding sequence ATGTTCAGACGCGTCGTCGTGACAGGAATGTCGGTGATTACCGCGCTGGGCTCAGAAGTCTCTGAGTTCTGGGATCGCTTGTGCGCAGGCGGAAGCGGAATCAGCCGACTGGGGCGATTTGATTGCTCCGACTTTAAGGTCAATTTCGGAGGCGAAGTCAAGGACTTTCGCCCCGATGAGCATTTTGACTCGAAGGAAGCCAAGCGACTGGATCGTTTCAGTCAGTTTGCGCTTGCGGCGGCTCAGAAAGCGATTCGGCAGTCCGGAATTGACTTTCAGTCGGTAGCGGATCCCTATCGTTGCGGTGTCATCATCGGTAGCGGAATCGGAGGGTTGAACGAGATCGAAGAGCAGCATGCCAAGCTGTTCGATCGCGGTCCTTCTCGAGTCTCGCCGTTTATGATCCCGAAACTCATGGTGAACGCCGCAACCGGGAATATTTCAGTCCAATTCGGGCTGAAGGGGCCCAGTAGTGCGGTGGCCACAGCGTGTGCATCAGCGAGTAATGCTATCGGCGACGCGTTTCGTCTGATCCAGCATGACGTTGCTGATATTCTCGTTGCTGGCGGGAGTGAAGCGGCAATCACCCCGATGGGGCTGTCGGGATTCGCTCGCATGGGTGCCCTGTCGACTCGCAATGACGCTCCTGAAGCGGCCAGCCGGCCGTTTGATCGAGATCGCGATGGCTTTGTTCTGTCAGAAGGGGCAGGAGTCGTTGTCCTCGAAGAACTGGAGCACGCGAAGAAGCGAGGCGCGACAATTTTCGGCGAAGTTCTCGGTTACGGGATGTCGTCGGATGGAACTCACATGACCGCTCCTGACCCGGAAGGGACAGGCGCCGCTCGGGCAATGAGTCTTTCACTCAAAGATTCTGGCCTCTCAGTGAGCGACATTGATTACATTAACGCTCACGGCACGAGTACCCCGCTCGGGGACAAGGCCGAGACGAATGCAATCAAGCGCGTGTTTGAGTCGGAAGCGAAGAGAATTTGCGTCTCGAGCACGAAAAGTCAGCTAGGTCACTTGCTGGGTGCTTCGGGCGGCGTTGAATTCGTTGTCGCTGTCCTGACTCTGATGCATGGGCTGATTCCTCCTACAATCAATCTTGAGAACCCCGATCCGGATTGCGATCTGGATTACGTTCCCAACAAGGCTCGGGAATTAGCCGTCAATCGAGTGATGTCGAACAGTTTTGGATTCGGTGGTCACAACGCCTGTCTGGTTGTTGGGCGAGTGAACTGA
- the acpP gene encoding acyl carrier protein — MASSIEEKVVGIVSEQLNIPKEDIKLSSELVADLKADSLDLVELVMEFEDEFGVQIPESDQEKIKSVGDAVKYITEKQ, encoded by the coding sequence GTGGCGTCGTCGATTGAAGAGAAAGTGGTTGGAATCGTCAGTGAGCAACTGAATATTCCCAAAGAAGATATTAAGTTGAGCAGCGAACTTGTTGCCGATCTTAAAGCTGACTCGCTCGATTTGGTCGAACTCGTTATGGAGTTCGAGGACGAATTCGGTGTGCAGATCCCCGAATCTGATCAGGAAAAAATCAAATCAGTTGGTGATGCAGTGAAATACATCACGGAGAAGCAGTGA
- the fabD gene encoding ACP S-malonyltransferase: MAKIAFLFPGQGAQHVGMGKTIAERFPQAKSLYDRAADVLGFDLASLCFEGPAERLDTTAISQPALFVSSLAALEMLRAEQPDVVENCSMAAGLSLGEYTALVFAGVMSFEDGLRVVQARGAAMQQAADANPSGMVSALLLNTEQVTKVRDDASSAGQIWLANFLCPGNTVLSGDKPACARAAELIAEAGGSAKSLVVAGAFHTPLMASACERLEKILQDIQIQPGRIPVVSNVDAKVHSDPDELRQILIKQVTQPVLWEECVRQLLSSGCDQFFEVGPGKVLKSLMKRIDRKVDCQSVNDS, from the coding sequence GTGGCAAAGATTGCGTTTCTGTTTCCGGGTCAGGGTGCCCAGCACGTCGGCATGGGGAAAACCATTGCTGAGCGATTCCCTCAGGCAAAATCGCTTTATGACCGTGCCGCGGATGTGCTTGGCTTTGATCTGGCGTCACTCTGCTTCGAAGGGCCGGCTGAACGGCTCGATACGACAGCCATCAGCCAGCCTGCGTTGTTCGTCAGCAGTTTAGCCGCACTGGAAATGCTGCGGGCCGAACAGCCTGACGTGGTCGAGAACTGTTCGATGGCGGCTGGCCTCAGTCTCGGCGAGTACACGGCACTCGTTTTTGCTGGTGTGATGTCATTCGAAGACGGTTTGCGTGTTGTCCAGGCACGTGGCGCAGCGATGCAGCAGGCGGCCGATGCAAATCCTTCCGGGATGGTCAGTGCCCTGTTGCTCAATACGGAACAGGTTACCAAGGTTCGTGACGACGCATCATCCGCCGGTCAGATCTGGCTCGCCAATTTTCTTTGTCCTGGAAACACAGTGCTCTCAGGCGATAAGCCGGCGTGTGCACGAGCTGCCGAGCTTATTGCCGAGGCGGGGGGAAGTGCCAAGTCGCTTGTCGTGGCCGGAGCGTTCCATACCCCTCTGATGGCCTCTGCCTGTGAGCGGCTGGAAAAGATTCTGCAGGATATCCAGATTCAGCCAGGTCGCATTCCCGTTGTTTCGAATGTTGATGCGAAGGTCCACAGTGACCCGGATGAGCTGCGTCAGATTCTGATCAAGCAGGTGACTCAGCCTGTCTTGTGGGAAGAGTGTGTGCGTCAACTCCTGTCCTCAGGCTGTGATCAGTTCTTTGAAGTCGGGCCGGGGAAGGTTTTGAAGTCGCTGATGAAGCGGATCGATCGGAAAGTGGATTGCCAGTCGGTAAACGATAGTTGA
- the plsX gene encoding phosphate acyltransferase PlsX translates to MRIALDAMGGDYGSQPNIDGAIEALRENPELQVTLVGDPGVLGSLVAASGFDDRRLSIRPADGWVEMSEKPVEALRKKPNCSIIVCWQLMATQAVDAVVSAGHTGAVVAAGLRTRLFLKGVKRPGIAVALPTTKGKTVLMDVGANPGARPEHLVQYGTMGSIYAREMLGIERPTVGLMNIGSEDGKGTDDVRDSLALFAKSPFRDRFVGNVEGRDLYQGGADVVICEGFVGNVLLKAAEGMVDMLMKTVSAEVLVALDQEKSKAVEAFGKLGKRFEYHEAGGAPLMGVDGIAIICHGSSNSRSIYNALRVATTLKNRRINEQIVDELSSSSALVD, encoded by the coding sequence ATGCGGATTGCACTGGATGCGATGGGAGGGGACTACGGTTCACAGCCCAACATTGATGGAGCGATTGAGGCTCTTCGCGAAAATCCGGAACTTCAGGTGACGCTGGTCGGTGATCCGGGGGTACTCGGGTCGCTGGTGGCGGCTTCCGGTTTTGATGATCGGCGGCTGTCGATTCGTCCCGCCGATGGTTGGGTTGAGATGAGCGAAAAGCCTGTCGAGGCGTTGCGCAAAAAGCCCAACTGTTCGATCATCGTCTGCTGGCAATTGATGGCAACGCAGGCGGTGGATGCTGTCGTGAGCGCCGGTCATACCGGGGCTGTCGTCGCTGCCGGTTTGCGCACCCGACTGTTCCTCAAGGGAGTGAAACGGCCGGGGATTGCCGTTGCGCTTCCGACGACCAAGGGCAAGACGGTCTTGATGGATGTGGGGGCTAATCCGGGAGCCCGTCCCGAGCATCTTGTGCAGTACGGAACCATGGGTTCCATTTATGCCCGCGAAATGCTGGGTATCGAACGTCCGACCGTCGGGCTGATGAATATCGGCAGCGAAGACGGGAAGGGGACGGATGACGTCCGCGATTCGCTCGCTCTGTTCGCCAAAAGTCCCTTCCGTGATCGATTCGTCGGGAACGTCGAAGGCCGGGATCTCTATCAGGGAGGTGCCGACGTGGTGATCTGTGAGGGATTTGTCGGAAATGTTCTGCTTAAGGCCGCCGAAGGGATGGTCGATATGCTGATGAAGACTGTCTCTGCTGAAGTCCTGGTGGCTTTAGACCAGGAGAAGTCAAAAGCAGTTGAGGCCTTCGGTAAGCTGGGTAAGCGGTTTGAGTACCATGAAGCGGGTGGGGCGCCACTGATGGGGGTTGATGGAATCGCCATCATCTGCCACGGTTCCAGCAACTCTCGCTCGATTTATAACGCTTTGCGCGTCGCCACAACTCTCAAGAATCGCAGAATTAATGAGCAGATTGTGGACGAACTTTCGAGTTCGTCTGCTTTGGTCGATTGA
- the rpmF gene encoding 50S ribosomal protein L32, which yields MAAPKRRQSKGRSRRRRSHDALTPIQLHNCPKCQSKIPSHVVCPTCGDYMGRTLVEIEE from the coding sequence ATGGCCGCACCAAAGCGTCGTCAATCCAAAGGTCGTTCACGTCGTCGTCGAAGTCATGACGCGTTGACCCCGATTCAGCTGCACAACTGTCCAAAATGCCAATCGAAGATCCCTTCCCACGTCGTTTGTCCGACGTGTGGCGATTACATGGGGCGAACACTCGTCGAAATCGAGGAATAG
- a CDS encoding DUF1501 domain-containing protein has product MFRLDSGSTHRYCDGMTRRSFVQLGVAGMASTGLSQILRAKEASVQQGIPGKKTSVILLWLDGGPSHLDLYDLKPEAPAECRGIWNPIRTNVEGIEIGELFPLQAKCADKFSIVRSLHHGTGDHFTAGHYMLTGRGGVSGADTQGKSPFIGSIATRMCGARQAGMPAYVAVPYGMSIGLRPGYFGANYVGASHNPFETDGDPNAATFDVQNLQMPSGMTIDRLDDRASLVKHIDRLSRSVETRGMMDSMDRFDRQAVELVTGSAARKAFNISLEDDRTRDRYGRHSWGQSTLLARRLVEAGSTFVTVHFGGWDHHWDLKTGMENYLPIVDKLVSALFEDLSQRGLLDDVLVVLCGEFSRTPRMNDGGNGGPPLSMGSPGRDHWGNAMFCLLGGGGVKGGRIVGSTNRLGEVPLDRPVTPADIHHTIFHVLGVDPNMNFLNHSGRPTPALEPGAVIQELL; this is encoded by the coding sequence ATGTTCAGACTGGATTCAGGTTCAACTCATCGTTATTGCGACGGAATGACTCGACGCAGTTTTGTTCAGTTGGGTGTGGCCGGAATGGCCTCGACGGGTCTCTCGCAGATCCTGCGAGCGAAAGAGGCTTCTGTTCAGCAGGGGATTCCCGGCAAGAAAACCAGTGTCATACTGTTATGGCTGGATGGTGGGCCGAGTCATCTGGATCTCTACGATCTCAAGCCCGAGGCTCCGGCAGAGTGCCGGGGGATCTGGAATCCCATCCGGACCAATGTCGAGGGAATCGAGATTGGTGAGCTCTTTCCGCTTCAGGCTAAGTGTGCCGACAAGTTTTCCATTGTTCGTTCGCTCCATCATGGAACGGGCGATCACTTTACGGCTGGCCATTACATGTTGACCGGTCGGGGTGGGGTCAGCGGAGCGGATACGCAGGGAAAATCGCCGTTTATCGGTTCCATCGCCACCAGGATGTGTGGAGCCCGCCAGGCGGGGATGCCAGCCTATGTCGCGGTCCCCTATGGGATGAGCATCGGATTGCGTCCCGGATACTTCGGAGCCAACTACGTCGGGGCCTCGCACAATCCCTTTGAAACCGACGGAGATCCGAACGCGGCGACGTTCGATGTCCAGAATCTGCAGATGCCGTCGGGAATGACGATCGACCGGCTGGATGATCGAGCATCGCTCGTTAAGCATATCGACCGGTTAAGTCGGAGTGTTGAAACGCGTGGAATGATGGATTCCATGGACCGGTTCGACCGGCAGGCGGTGGAGCTGGTGACAGGGAGTGCCGCTCGCAAGGCATTTAATATCAGTCTGGAAGATGACCGCACCCGCGATCGCTATGGTCGACATAGCTGGGGCCAGAGCACTCTGCTGGCACGACGGTTGGTCGAAGCGGGGTCCACGTTTGTGACTGTCCACTTTGGCGGATGGGACCATCACTGGGACCTGAAGACGGGGATGGAAAATTATCTACCCATTGTGGATAAGCTGGTTTCGGCCCTGTTCGAAGACCTGTCGCAGCGAGGATTGCTGGATGACGTGCTCGTGGTGCTCTGTGGTGAGTTCAGCCGGACACCCCGCATGAACGACGGTGGAAACGGCGGTCCTCCGCTGAGCATGGGGAGCCCCGGCCGCGACCATTGGGGGAATGCCATGTTCTGTCTCCTGGGTGGAGGAGGTGTGAAGGGGGGCCGAATTGTCGGCTCAACAAACAGACTCGGCGAAGTTCCACTGGACCGGCCTGTCACCCCGGCCGATATCCATCACACAATTTTCCATGTACTTGGGGTGGATCCGAATATGAATTTCCTCAATCACAGTGGCCGGCCAACGCCGGCGCTGGAGCCGGGAGCGGTGATCCAGGAATTGCTGTAA